Proteins encoded together in one bacterium window:
- a CDS encoding RES domain-containing protein, whose amino-acid sequence MSYIWSEQMDKCDYCDRENVRVFDPILMRNCFELVLSAYRKDNGGRPILELLMDDWALFPQLPPDRATALLTEVLDDQAIGVDTYIPRDSFSSNKIEAWEELKVELKHRNRFFPASRMDHDRLRNLLDFLILQDSHPSRTWFRARLQAGTAAYSESEMGAPPEDTASHGRANPAGIPYLYLASEPETALSEIRPHVGDLATVANVALRKRLKIVDLRHPRKTVSPLSVTDESEVAQLRVDIGFLEKLGEELSRPVLPNVAAIDYIPTQYLCELIKTFHFDGVMYASSVGEGDNLALFEPEAAVSEINNPKTYQVIRVSVDASPVSSL is encoded by the coding sequence ATGTCGTACATCTGGTCGGAGCAAATGGACAAATGCGACTACTGCGATAGAGAGAATGTCCGGGTTTTTGATCCCATTCTGATGCGGAATTGCTTTGAGTTGGTTCTTTCGGCCTACCGGAAAGACAATGGCGGAAGACCGATTCTCGAACTGCTCATGGATGACTGGGCTCTGTTTCCCCAACTCCCACCCGATAGAGCGACGGCATTGCTCACCGAAGTCCTGGATGATCAAGCGATTGGGGTTGATACGTACATACCGCGGGATTCGTTCTCATCGAATAAGATTGAGGCGTGGGAAGAATTGAAGGTCGAACTCAAACATAGAAATCGCTTCTTTCCAGCCTCTCGTATGGACCACGATAGGCTCCGGAATTTACTAGACTTTCTAATTCTGCAAGACAGTCATCCGTCACGAACATGGTTTCGCGCGCGGCTGCAGGCTGGTACTGCTGCCTACTCCGAGTCAGAGATGGGTGCACCACCAGAGGATACAGCATCGCATGGCCGTGCCAATCCGGCGGGAATTCCATACCTTTATCTGGCTTCAGAACCCGAGACTGCGCTTTCTGAGATTCGTCCCCATGTGGGAGACTTGGCAACGGTTGCCAATGTGGCACTGAGAAAGAGACTCAAGATAGTCGATCTTCGTCATCCTCGGAAGACGGTTTCTCCACTCTCGGTGACAGATGAATCGGAGGTCGCGCAGTTGAGAGTGGATATCGGCTTTTTGGAGAAACTCGGAGAGGAATTATCACGGCCTGTCCTCCCGAATGTGGCTGCTATCGACTACATTCCTACGCAGTATCTCTGCGAGTTGATCAAGACGTTCCATTTCGATGGCGTGATGTATGCCAGTTCTGTTGGAGAAGGTGACAACTTAGCCCTTTTTGAGCCTGAAGCTGCTGTCTCGGAGATCAACAATCCAAAGACATACCAAGTAATCCGCGTGTCCGTTGATGCATCGCCAGTCTCATCTTTGTAG
- the lpxD gene encoding UDP-3-O-(3-hydroxymyristoyl)glucosamine N-acyltransferase, which produces MPEGRPDREITGITTLDLAGPTEASFVIRRKLVPRALESEAGVILVPPSLRIDDERAVTVPEVWAGVLVLLEHFYPALPPEAVVHPTAIVPESTTLGDQVSIGPYCVLEENVTIGARTRIGAFNSIGRDVSIGADCRLHDRVTLAIDTQVGDRVILHSGVVIGADGFKYEVIGGRLLKVPQVGNVVIEDDVEIGANSTVDRASFATTRIGARTKIDNMAHIGHNVEVGSDCLIVAQVGVGGSSKIGRGVIIGGHAGIADNTEIGDGSKIAAMAGLHGKIPPRSVLAGAPAMDANVWRKMAAINRKLPEVWPKLRRIADDLNENHD; this is translated from the coding sequence ATGCCGGAGGGCCGGCCGGATCGAGAGATTACGGGAATTACGACGTTGGATCTGGCGGGGCCGACGGAGGCCTCGTTTGTGATCCGGAGGAAGCTGGTGCCGCGGGCGCTGGAGTCGGAGGCGGGGGTGATTCTGGTGCCGCCGAGCCTGCGGATAGATGATGAGCGGGCGGTGACGGTGCCGGAGGTATGGGCCGGGGTGCTGGTGCTGCTGGAGCATTTCTATCCGGCGCTGCCGCCGGAGGCCGTCGTTCATCCGACGGCGATCGTGCCGGAGTCGACGACGCTGGGCGACCAGGTGAGCATCGGGCCGTATTGTGTGCTGGAGGAGAACGTGACGATCGGCGCTCGGACGCGGATCGGGGCGTTCAATTCGATCGGCCGCGATGTGTCGATCGGGGCGGATTGCCGTCTGCACGATCGGGTGACGCTGGCGATCGATACGCAAGTCGGCGATCGGGTGATTTTGCATTCGGGCGTAGTGATCGGCGCTGATGGCTTCAAGTACGAGGTGATCGGCGGCCGGTTGCTGAAGGTGCCGCAGGTCGGTAACGTGGTTATCGAGGATGATGTGGAGATCGGGGCGAACTCGACGGTGGATCGGGCGAGTTTTGCGACAACGCGGATCGGCGCCCGGACGAAGATCGACAACATGGCTCACATCGGTCACAATGTGGAGGTCGGGTCGGATTGCCTGATCGTGGCGCAGGTTGGCGTGGGCGGTTCGTCGAAGATCGGTCGCGGCGTGATCATTGGCGGACACGCGGGGATCGCTGACAATACGGAGATCGGCGACGGTTCGAAGATCGCGGCGATGGCGGGGCTTCACGGCAAGATCCCACCGCGGTCGGTTCTGGCGGGTGCGCCAGCGATGGACGCGAATGTGTGGCGGAAGATGGCAGCGATTAATCGCAAGTTGCCGGAGGTGTGGCCGAAGCTGCGTCGCATCGCGGACGATCTGAACGAAAACCACGACTAG
- a CDS encoding molybdenum cofactor biosynthesis protein MoaE, which yields MEDFVAITTGTLSLDAVVEAIGHQALAEAPPGSDREAGALVTFSGIVRETEGDRKIPSLQYEHYPRMAEKEMGRLVERAREKWELRRVAMVHRVGEVPVGESSIVVAVSAGHRPEAFEAARFLIDELKKSVPIWKKALASD from the coding sequence ATGGAAGACTTTGTCGCGATTACGACGGGGACGCTGAGTCTGGATGCGGTGGTGGAAGCCATCGGGCACCAGGCGCTGGCGGAGGCTCCGCCTGGCTCGGACCGGGAGGCGGGTGCGCTGGTGACGTTTTCGGGCATCGTGCGCGAGACCGAAGGCGATCGGAAGATTCCAAGCCTGCAGTATGAGCACTATCCGCGCATGGCAGAGAAGGAAATGGGCCGTTTGGTGGAACGCGCGCGCGAGAAGTGGGAGCTGCGTCGCGTGGCGATGGTTCATCGCGTGGGAGAGGTCCCGGTGGGCGAGTCGTCGATTGTTGTGGCGGTGAGCGCCGGCCATCGTCCGGAAGCGTTCGAGGCTGCACGGTTCCTGATCGATGAGTTGAAGAAGAGTGTGCCGATTTGGAAGAAAGCACTGGCGAGTGATTAG
- a CDS encoding redoxin domain-containing protein: MIRWVYGVLVAGLLAGCGPLVSDPDALPERSGPPVVGVDARNLRTELRRTPVAVGDEVPFLILTDQLGNDVSTVELTTSQDTVMIFLPPMDSPAVRPAVQWVRQNRDLVKTRGAEVVLVTPTPPEVNGPLAKAEDLHVAVLSDPSGWGARAFGLAHRSSTSGVNRPWTVIAGREGRVYAAQSGLMEVTEVIQTLAVRPTGEDGGVFDLIK; encoded by the coding sequence ATGATTCGTTGGGTTTACGGTGTTCTGGTGGCTGGGCTGCTGGCGGGGTGTGGTCCGCTGGTGAGCGATCCGGATGCGCTTCCGGAGCGGTCGGGGCCGCCTGTGGTGGGGGTGGATGCGCGGAATTTGCGGACGGAGTTGCGACGCACGCCGGTGGCGGTGGGCGATGAGGTTCCGTTTCTTATACTAACGGATCAGCTTGGAAATGATGTGTCGACGGTGGAACTGACGACGAGTCAGGATACGGTGATGATTTTCCTACCGCCGATGGATTCGCCGGCAGTGCGTCCGGCGGTGCAGTGGGTTCGCCAGAATCGCGATCTGGTTAAGACGCGTGGGGCGGAGGTTGTGCTGGTGACACCGACGCCGCCGGAGGTGAACGGGCCGCTGGCGAAGGCAGAGGATTTGCACGTTGCGGTGCTGTCGGATCCGAGCGGTTGGGGGGCGCGTGCTTTCGGGTTGGCGCATCGCAGTTCGACGTCGGGCGTGAATCGTCCGTGGACGGTGATCGCGGGGCGCGAAGGGCGCGTGTACGCGGCGCAATCGGGATTGATGGAGGTGACGGAGGTCATCCAGACGCTGGCCGTTCGCCCGACGGGCGAAGACGGCGGCGTGTTCGACTTGATCAAATGA
- a CDS encoding adenylate/guanylate cyclase domain-containing protein: MTATGDGQVPQEGSGAESTARVSTEATGPTGKRRRGPSGTGRRNLWVTLLLGLFPAVFLSLVPIPILEQAEWATYDVRLRLRDAIQPQPISEKLVLVGLNEKDSADMGDEIASREAYIRLLGNLHEWGAEMVVFDIFFERTKDHDDILSWRMNELPTVLAYRIDTNFAPGLPPGEPPEELAELLPLAEKGTDAAELEALFVHSLAEYEGQLAQYRQQAMQSAEPMSPEEEEALALRLTWTRAIRRLLAERWMELSIGRPFESQPGANPIEAASPIMVSPTLLTTPNGMGIANIEKSEGAVVRSIPLVFAFRNMLYPNLDLAALCEHYGTRFRDVEIDWGEAITIHPTRNAEEPVRIPIDDRGYYLVNYRQGEDFLQRPSNPSLLLGMGYFPEEAANRHIRERMKNAIVFVGELVAGGRETDVEPIPLQPAFPMVGVHVNVVDNVLRGDYVRRTPVWFDWLLLMVLGAGAGVLFFRSPFRVAVRVTVLGVVFYLAAAVLLFGTAGWVLPIARPVLAAMFWTVFLFAYIVGVAERDRRLVRDVFLRSVSPRIGEEILKNYDNEAIWGSNRELTVLFVDIRGYTTLSERHDPEVVLGILDGFYDTVSEIVFRHEGQVNKFIGDAVMALFGAIPEEPPNHAERALRAAIEIQKAMSAFGERDDLRAQGIELATGAGINTGEAVAGLVGRRKIRIEFTAIGDVVNLSSRLQGLATTNEIVAGSQTMEILGGPDAAIFGDLNCQVEQTEGVYVKGKSEEQVVYKIRVMSS, encoded by the coding sequence ATGACTGCGACGGGCGACGGGCAGGTCCCGCAAGAGGGATCGGGCGCAGAGTCGACAGCGCGTGTGTCGACGGAAGCGACCGGCCCGACGGGCAAGCGACGTCGCGGTCCGAGCGGAACGGGTCGGCGCAACTTGTGGGTGACGTTGCTGCTCGGATTGTTTCCCGCGGTGTTCTTGTCTCTTGTTCCGATTCCAATTCTCGAGCAGGCGGAGTGGGCAACGTATGATGTGCGCCTTCGGCTGCGAGACGCGATTCAACCACAACCGATTTCAGAGAAGCTGGTGCTTGTCGGGCTAAATGAGAAAGACAGCGCCGACATGGGCGATGAGATTGCGTCGCGCGAGGCGTACATTCGGCTGCTTGGGAACCTGCACGAATGGGGCGCGGAGATGGTTGTGTTCGATATCTTCTTCGAACGCACAAAGGATCACGACGATATTCTCTCCTGGCGCATGAATGAACTGCCGACGGTGTTGGCTTACCGGATCGATACGAATTTCGCTCCGGGGCTGCCACCGGGCGAGCCGCCGGAAGAGTTGGCGGAGTTGTTGCCGCTGGCAGAGAAGGGGACGGACGCTGCGGAGTTGGAGGCTTTGTTTGTCCATTCGCTGGCGGAGTACGAGGGGCAGTTGGCGCAGTATCGTCAGCAGGCGATGCAGTCGGCGGAGCCAATGTCTCCGGAAGAAGAGGAGGCTCTGGCGTTGCGGCTGACGTGGACGCGCGCGATTCGCCGGTTGCTGGCGGAGCGTTGGATGGAGCTGTCGATCGGGCGTCCGTTTGAGTCGCAGCCGGGTGCGAATCCGATTGAGGCCGCGTCGCCGATCATGGTGTCGCCGACATTGCTGACGACGCCAAACGGAATGGGCATCGCAAATATCGAGAAGAGCGAAGGCGCCGTGGTGCGTTCGATTCCGCTCGTGTTCGCGTTCCGCAATATGTTGTACCCGAATCTGGATCTGGCGGCGTTGTGCGAGCATTACGGTACCCGGTTTCGCGATGTGGAGATCGATTGGGGCGAGGCGATTACGATTCATCCGACGCGCAACGCAGAAGAGCCGGTGCGGATCCCGATCGATGATCGCGGATATTATCTGGTGAACTACCGCCAGGGTGAGGACTTTCTGCAGCGGCCATCGAACCCGAGTCTGTTGCTGGGGATGGGGTACTTTCCGGAGGAAGCGGCGAACCGCCACATTCGGGAACGGATGAAGAACGCGATTGTCTTCGTTGGCGAGTTGGTTGCCGGTGGGCGCGAGACGGACGTGGAGCCGATTCCGTTGCAGCCGGCGTTTCCGATGGTGGGTGTGCACGTGAATGTCGTGGACAATGTGCTGCGCGGAGATTACGTGCGGCGAACGCCGGTGTGGTTCGACTGGTTGTTACTGATGGTTCTGGGTGCGGGGGCAGGCGTGTTGTTCTTCCGTTCGCCATTCCGTGTGGCGGTGCGCGTGACAGTATTGGGCGTTGTGTTCTACCTTGCGGCGGCGGTGCTTCTGTTCGGTACGGCCGGGTGGGTTCTGCCGATTGCACGTCCCGTGTTGGCAGCAATGTTCTGGACGGTTTTCCTGTTCGCTTACATCGTCGGTGTGGCGGAACGAGATCGTCGGTTGGTGCGCGACGTGTTCCTGCGGTCGGTTTCGCCGCGCATCGGCGAGGAAATCCTGAAGAACTACGACAACGAGGCGATCTGGGGCTCGAATCGAGAGCTGACGGTCTTGTTTGTCGATATTCGTGGCTACACGACGTTGAGCGAGCGGCACGATCCGGAGGTTGTGCTGGGGATTCTCGACGGGTTTTACGACACGGTATCGGAAATTGTCTTTCGCCACGAGGGCCAAGTGAACAAGTTCATAGGCGACGCGGTGATGGCGCTGTTCGGAGCGATTCCCGAGGAACCGCCGAATCACGCAGAGCGGGCTTTGCGCGCGGCGATCGAGATTCAGAAGGCAATGAGCGCGTTCGGCGAGAGGGATGATTTGCGGGCGCAAGGAATCGAGTTGGCGACGGGCGCCGGCATCAATACGGGGGAAGCGGTTGCGGGTCTGGTCGGTCGGCGCAAGATTCGCATCGAGTTCACAGCAATCGGCGACGTTGTGAATCTGTCTTCCCGGTTGCAGGGACTTGCCACGACGAACGAGATCGTTGCGGGCTCGCAAACAATGGAGATTCTGGGCGGGCCGGATGCGGCGATTTTTGGCGATCTGAATTGCCAGGTTGAACAGACTGAAGGCGTATACGTGAAGGGGAAGTCGGAAGAGCAGGTTGTGTATAAGATTCGAGTGATGAGTTCCTGA
- a CDS encoding RluA family pseudouridine synthase has translation MTDENGTNQETFTAPPESAGVRLDTWLGRRQEVHSRTFFQQLIKDGRVLVNGEPAKRSMTLEGGEEVTIDFPPAEDPWPHPQDIPIDVLHEDDDIIVVNKASGMVVHPAAGNPDGTLVNALLHRFPDLPGINGVKRPGLVHRLDRETSGVLVIAKNDQAMKILSGQIRERIMKRRYLALVIGEPDWDVHTVEAAIGRHEHYRIKRSVDGAGAKNAITHLHLLGRLRGFSLLECRLDTGRTHQIRVHCTHIGLPIVGDELYGGTQHRALEKVRNEESEIRTAFLRFGRPFLHARLLRFRHPADGRWVEFCAPIPDDMKTLLEVLVPRIDVERLMPETGDEDGS, from the coding sequence ATGACCGATGAGAATGGTACCAACCAGGAAACATTTACCGCCCCGCCGGAATCGGCGGGCGTTCGGCTCGATACGTGGCTGGGCCGGCGGCAGGAGGTTCACAGCCGGACGTTCTTTCAGCAATTGATCAAGGACGGCCGAGTTCTGGTGAACGGCGAACCGGCGAAGCGCAGCATGACCCTGGAGGGCGGCGAGGAGGTGACGATTGACTTCCCGCCGGCGGAAGATCCGTGGCCGCATCCTCAAGATATCCCGATCGATGTGTTGCACGAGGATGACGATATCATCGTCGTGAACAAGGCGTCGGGGATGGTGGTGCATCCGGCAGCAGGTAATCCGGACGGGACGCTGGTGAATGCGTTGTTGCATCGCTTCCCGGATCTGCCGGGGATCAACGGTGTGAAGCGCCCGGGGCTCGTGCATCGGTTGGACCGTGAGACGAGCGGTGTGCTGGTGATCGCGAAGAACGACCAGGCGATGAAGATTCTCTCGGGCCAGATTCGCGAGCGGATCATGAAGCGGCGCTACCTGGCGCTGGTGATCGGCGAGCCGGATTGGGATGTTCACACGGTGGAGGCGGCGATCGGTCGTCACGAGCATTATCGCATCAAGCGTTCGGTGGATGGCGCGGGTGCGAAGAACGCGATCACGCACTTGCATTTGCTGGGGCGGTTGCGCGGGTTTTCGTTGCTGGAGTGTCGGCTCGATACGGGACGGACGCACCAGATTCGCGTGCATTGCACGCACATCGGTCTGCCTATTGTGGGCGATGAATTGTATGGTGGGACGCAACACCGTGCGCTTGAGAAGGTTCGTAACGAGGAATCGGAAATCCGGACGGCGTTCCTGCGTTTCGGTCGGCCGTTTCTGCACGCGCGGTTGCTTCGATTCCGTCATCCGGCGGATGGCCGTTGGGTGGAATTCTGTGCACCGATTCCGGATGATATGAAGACTTTGTTGGAAGTGCTGGTTCCACGAATCGACGTGGAGCGTTTGATGCCGGAAACCGGCGATGAGGATGGTTCATGA
- a CDS encoding LysM peptidoglycan-binding domain-containing protein, with product MFRRTLWLFKFLAISIVVLSMAACSAKPENSPVIRKKFAEVDEMKTENQELVKEVRTLMGDVTVLKDQVSNLRALSPDASGEIDVVNRIEQLEARLSKLETGQTVIASASKPATSTHGSPPLAGASSDKDIIRETIRSAAQETRTEPKPVVHETKTQTKPAVKTVAVSTAPKPAPKPTTPRGHYYTIESGDSLESIAAKNGVSLDALKKANHLPPGARPLKGQRLFIPAK from the coding sequence ATGTTCCGGCGCACGCTCTGGTTGTTCAAGTTTCTCGCAATTTCCATCGTTGTACTGTCGATGGCGGCCTGTTCCGCCAAACCCGAAAACTCGCCCGTCATTCGCAAGAAATTCGCGGAAGTCGACGAGATGAAGACCGAGAATCAGGAACTCGTCAAAGAAGTCCGTACCCTCATGGGTGATGTGACCGTCCTGAAGGATCAGGTCTCCAATCTGCGTGCGCTGTCCCCCGATGCCTCCGGCGAAATCGACGTGGTGAACCGCATCGAGCAGCTCGAAGCTCGCCTTTCCAAGCTCGAGACCGGCCAGACCGTCATCGCCTCGGCCAGCAAGCCCGCCACCAGCACCCACGGCTCTCCCCCGCTGGCCGGTGCTTCCTCGGACAAGGACATCATCCGCGAGACCATTCGCAGTGCTGCCCAGGAAACCAGGACCGAGCCCAAACCCGTCGTTCACGAAACCAAGACCCAGACCAAGCCCGCCGTGAAGACCGTGGCCGTCTCGACCGCACCGAAGCCGGCTCCCAAGCCGACCACCCCGCGCGGCCACTACTACACGATCGAATCCGGTGACTCCCTCGAGTCCATCGCCGCGAAGAACGGCGTCAGCCTCGACGCGCTGAAGAAGGCGAACCACCTTCCGCCTGGCGCGCGCCCCCTCAAGGGACAGCGCCTCTTCATCCCTGCGAAGTAA
- a CDS encoding pyrroline-5-carboxylate reductase, with translation MKRLHHVQIGFIGAGNMAEALARGITAATLVSPSRIMMSDVRKDRLAQLADSLGVVPKENNQAIVEECDIVLLAVKPQDQRRVLTEIAPFTRSEHLFISIIAGTRTETIENEIRNDLNPKPRVVRTMPNTPALIQAGATAVSPGEHATDEDVLLTQALFASVGVTAVVEPDLMDAITGLTGSGPAYVFYLIEILYKAGRKLGIPEEDAHRLVLQMVYGSALMAKQHRLTPEELRRQVTSPNGTTQAGMEVLEEGKFLETMVAAIEAATNRSKELGQG, from the coding sequence ATGAAGAGACTGCATCACGTACAAATCGGATTCATCGGCGCCGGCAACATGGCCGAGGCCCTCGCCCGCGGCATCACCGCGGCCACCCTCGTTTCGCCCAGCCGCATCATGATGTCCGACGTCCGCAAGGACCGCCTGGCCCAGTTGGCCGATTCCCTCGGCGTCGTCCCAAAGGAAAACAACCAGGCTATCGTCGAGGAATGCGACATCGTCCTCCTTGCCGTGAAGCCCCAGGACCAGCGCCGCGTCCTCACCGAGATCGCCCCCTTCACACGCTCGGAGCACCTCTTCATCTCCATCATCGCCGGCACACGCACCGAGACGATCGAGAACGAGATCCGCAACGACCTGAACCCGAAGCCGCGCGTCGTTCGCACCATGCCCAATACCCCGGCCCTGATCCAGGCCGGCGCCACGGCTGTTTCCCCCGGCGAGCACGCCACCGACGAGGACGTCCTCCTCACCCAGGCCCTCTTCGCCAGCGTCGGCGTCACTGCCGTCGTCGAACCCGATCTCATGGACGCCATCACCGGCCTCACCGGCTCCGGGCCCGCCTACGTCTTCTACCTCATCGAAATCCTCTACAAGGCCGGTCGGAAGCTTGGCATCCCCGAGGAAGACGCCCATCGTCTCGTCCTCCAGATGGTCTACGGCTCCGCTCTCATGGCCAAGCAACACCGCCTCACCCCCGAGGAACTCCGCCGCCAGGTTACCAGCCCCAACGGCACGACCCAGGCCGGAATGGAAGTCCTCGAAGAAGGCAAATTCCTCGAAACCATGGTCGCTGCTATCGAAGCCGCAACCAACCGGTCGAAGGAACTTGGCCAGGGCTAG
- a CDS encoding TrkH family potassium uptake protein gives MNIRLLCRYLGILLGFLTLLEVLIVPFAIYYNEWHALGRIAEAMAGGFLFAVILYLIGRDATGDVFRREALAIVGLGWILAAGVAALPLFLTGVAPTYTDAYFESMSGLTTTGSTILTTIEDHPKSILLWRSFLHFLGGLGIIVLFVAILPMLGVGGRALFKQEVPGPVPEGLTPRIKDTAVALWKIYIAFNVIEAIALMILGMSFYDAINHAMATMATGGFSTKNTSVLAFASPMIEWCIIIFMVIAGTNFSLHLRAVQGRFDYFRDPEFLSYISIIIGSAVVIAVLLYVHETPAVSKPGSFNFRDAFFTVVALKTTTGFGTVDFQQWPNAARIMLLILMFFGGCAGSTGGGLKVIRWIILFKAGYHEIQSKISPRRVRRLKLGGRPIGDDIVREVLAFFFLYMGIAILGSVAIAFAMPHQSVLTSISSVVATLNNIGPGLDAIGPTANFAHQSLPAKWLLSLFMVLGRLELFAILVLFSRNFWRVK, from the coding sequence ATGAATATTCGACTCCTCTGTCGCTATCTCGGAATTCTGCTCGGGTTTCTCACCCTTCTCGAAGTCCTCATTGTACCCTTCGCGATTTACTATAACGAATGGCACGCTCTCGGCCGCATCGCAGAAGCCATGGCCGGCGGATTCCTCTTTGCCGTCATTCTCTATTTGATCGGTCGGGATGCGACCGGGGATGTCTTTCGGCGCGAAGCGCTCGCCATCGTCGGCCTCGGGTGGATTCTCGCCGCTGGCGTTGCCGCACTCCCGCTCTTCCTTACCGGAGTCGCCCCGACCTACACCGACGCCTACTTCGAAAGCATGTCCGGCCTCACCACCACAGGATCGACAATTCTCACAACCATAGAAGATCATCCGAAATCGATCTTGCTCTGGCGTTCCTTCTTACACTTCCTCGGTGGCCTGGGGATTATTGTTTTGTTTGTCGCGATTCTTCCAATGCTCGGTGTCGGTGGTCGCGCATTGTTTAAGCAGGAGGTCCCCGGCCCCGTTCCCGAAGGCCTCACCCCACGCATCAAAGACACAGCCGTTGCGCTGTGGAAAATCTACATTGCCTTTAACGTCATCGAAGCCATCGCTTTGATGATACTTGGAATGTCATTTTACGACGCGATCAACCATGCGATGGCCACCATGGCGACCGGCGGTTTCTCCACAAAGAACACCAGCGTTCTTGCCTTCGCCAGCCCCATGATCGAATGGTGTATTATCATCTTCATGGTCATTGCCGGCACGAACTTCAGTCTCCACCTACGCGCCGTCCAGGGCCGATTTGACTACTTCCGCGATCCGGAATTCCTAAGTTACATTTCGATCATCATAGGTTCCGCGGTTGTCATTGCCGTCCTCCTCTACGTGCACGAAACGCCCGCCGTTTCGAAACCCGGTTCCTTCAATTTTCGCGACGCCTTCTTCACCGTCGTCGCATTGAAAACAACAACCGGTTTTGGAACAGTCGATTTCCAGCAATGGCCGAACGCCGCGCGCATCATGTTGCTGATTCTGATGTTCTTCGGTGGCTGCGCCGGTTCGACCGGCGGCGGACTGAAGGTCATTCGTTGGATCATTCTCTTCAAAGCTGGTTACCACGAAATCCAAAGCAAAATCTCCCCGCGCCGTGTGCGTCGCCTGAAACTCGGTGGTCGTCCCATCGGGGATGACATAGTTCGCGAAGTTCTCGCGTTCTTCTTCCTTTACATGGGCATCGCGATCCTGGGCAGTGTAGCCATTGCGTTTGCAATGCCGCACCAATCGGTTCTCACATCGATCAGTTCCGTCGTCGCAACGCTGAACAACATCGGGCCCGGCCTCGACGCCATCGGGCCCACTGCGAATTTCGCGCATCAATCGCTCCCGGCGAAATGGCTCCTCTCGCTCTTCATGGTCCTGGGTCGATTGGAACTGTTCGCCATTCTCGTTCTGTTCTCGAGGAACTTCTGGAGAGTGAAGTAA
- the trkA gene encoding Trk system potassium transporter TrkA, producing MRIVIVGAGTVGSNIASHLTRDRHDVIVVDSDSRRLGDLEDHLDIQTLSGNGCDPDVLKQALAGEQPYLLLAVTDQDNTNLIAAYVAKRIGVPRVVARVHSRFYLDMADVNFRDPLGIDLLLSPEILSALELVGFVENPAALAVRSLARGRLELRTVLMSPFSPFSMSQLKDLKFPSGMLIANIRRGGKTFTPSGDTMLETGDRVTLIGLPEVLDRIHPEFDTEQEIRPPKRLRVAIAGAGETGLYLAEQLEERNHQVYLIDTDRARCELAGERLHRAVMLHGDCTNIQFLREEQIHKMDAFIAATGDDESNVMSALLAKELKVDRTACLIDRPDYVRVVEKVGIDVAISPRIVAANRIMTLVKQGKIRSVTLLEEGQIEVNEYQAVSKSAIVGQPLKDIELPKGTLVGAVVHGLDVTIPRGDSIIRPGDIVIAIAEAAAADELDRLFQPGSIPER from the coding sequence ATGCGCATCGTAATCGTAGGAGCCGGAACCGTCGGCTCGAACATTGCCAGCCATCTGACGCGCGATCGGCACGACGTCATCGTCGTCGATTCCGATTCGCGAAGACTCGGCGATCTCGAAGACCACCTCGACATCCAGACTCTTTCCGGAAACGGATGCGATCCGGATGTTTTGAAGCAAGCCCTCGCCGGCGAGCAGCCCTACTTGCTTCTCGCCGTCACCGACCAGGACAATACCAACCTGATCGCGGCCTACGTGGCGAAGCGAATCGGCGTCCCACGAGTCGTCGCGCGCGTCCATTCGCGATTCTACCTTGATATGGCCGATGTTAACTTCCGCGATCCGCTCGGCATCGACTTGTTGCTTTCGCCGGAGATTCTCTCGGCACTCGAGCTGGTTGGTTTTGTAGAAAACCCCGCGGCCCTTGCAGTCCGGTCGCTCGCCCGCGGCCGACTCGAACTGCGAACTGTTCTTATGTCGCCCTTCAGCCCCTTCTCGATGAGCCAACTGAAGGACCTCAAGTTCCCCTCCGGAATGCTCATCGCCAACATTCGCCGCGGAGGAAAAACATTTACTCCGTCCGGCGATACCATGTTAGAAACCGGAGATCGCGTGACATTGATCGGACTTCCCGAAGTCCTCGATCGCATTCATCCCGAATTCGATACCGAGCAGGAAATTCGTCCCCCGAAACGTCTTCGTGTGGCAATCGCAGGGGCCGGCGAAACGGGATTGTACCTTGCCGAGCAATTGGAAGAACGCAATCACCAGGTCTATCTGATCGATACCGATCGCGCCCGTTGCGAACTTGCCGGCGAGCGCCTTCACCGCGCCGTCATGCTGCATGGCGATTGCACGAATATTCAATTCCTTCGCGAAGAACAAATCCACAAGATGGACGCCTTCATCGCAGCCACCGGAGACGATGAATCAAACGTCATGTCCGCACTCCTGGCAAAGGAACTCAAAGTCGATCGCACCGCATGCTTGATCGATCGACCCGACTACGTTCGCGTTGTGGAGAAGGTCGGTATCGATGTCGCCATCTCTCCGCGCATCGTCGCAGCGAATCGAATCATGACTCTCGTGAAGCAGGGAAAGATTCGCTCCGTTACGCTGCTGGAAGAAGGCCAGATCGAGGTCAACGAATACCAGGCGGTTTCCAAATCCGCGATCGTCGGCCAGCCGTTGAAGGACATTGAACTTCCAAAGGGCACACTCGTCGGCGCCGTCGTGCACGGCCTCGATGTCACCATTCCGCGCGGTGACAGTATCATTCGCCCCGGCGACATCGTCATCGCCATCGCCGAAGCCGCCGCGGCCGATGAACTCGATCGCCTGTTCCAACCCGGATCGATTCCGGAACGCTAG